Proteins encoded together in one Telopea speciosissima isolate NSW1024214 ecotype Mountain lineage chromosome 4, Tspe_v1, whole genome shotgun sequence window:
- the LOC122658202 gene encoding magnesium transporter MRS2-4-like, protein MGGGSFLFLRKIRRRRPRPRPKKTTEMQLQLVDAHNNNNSSSVAVVSGKGKKKICGSRLWMRFDRFGHTELLECDKSAIIKRASIPARDLRILGPVFSHSSNILAREKAMVVNLEFIKAIVTAEEVLLLDPLCRDVIPFVDQLKQQLRHKSPFGIREAGLEESRPSTGGQWLPVPETAEGVQHELPFEFQVLEIALEFVCTYLDNSVAGLERDAYPVLDELARNVSTKNLERVRSLKSNLTRLLAHVQKVRDEIEHLLDDNEDMAQLYLTRKWIQNQQYEALMATAASNSIVTHAPNLRRLSSNRSASMGTSNHSDDHDVEDLEMLLEAYFMQLDGTRNKILSVREYIDDTEDYVNIQLDNQRNELIQLQLTLTIASFAIAVETLIAGAFGMNLNCQWFSINGIFGPFVGGISTMSFLLFLLMLGYARWKKLLGS, encoded by the exons ATGGGTGGAGGGTCTTTCTTGTTCCTTCGGAAGATACGACGGCGCCGGCCCCGGCCGCGGCCCAAGAAGACGACGGAGATGCAATTGCAGCTAGTCGACGctcataacaacaacaacagctcCTCCGTAGCTGTCGTATCTGgaaagggcaagaagaagatttGTGGTTCACGGCTCTGGATGCGTTTCGATCGATTTGGTCATACTGAACTGCTTGAATGCGACAAGAGTGCCATCATCAAGCGTGCTTCCATTCCTGCGAGGGATTTAAGGATCCTTGGCCCTGTCTTCTCTCACTCCTCCAATATCCTTG CCAGAGAAAAGGCCATGGTTGTCAATTTAGAGTTCATAAAAGCCATAGTTACTGCTGAAGAAGTGCTGCTGCTTGATCCTCTGTGTCGAGACGTTATACCTTTTGTAGATCAACTAAAGCAACAACTTCGACATAAAAGCCCATTTGGAATTCGAGAGGCTGGCCTAGAAGAAAGCCGTCCTTCAACTGGTGGACAGTGGTTGCCTGTTCCTGAAACAGCTGAAGGTGTTCAACATGAGCTTCCGTTTGAGTTTCAGGTCCTTGAGATTGCATTAGAGTTTGTTTGTACATATTTAGATAATAGTGTGGCAGGCCTTGAGAGAGATGCTTATCCTGTCCTGGACGAACTAGCGAGGAATGTTAGCACTAAGAATCTTGAACGTGTCCGAAGTTTGAAAAGCAACCTTACCCGTTTACTTGCGCATGTACAAAAG GTGAGGGATGAGATTGAACATCTTTTAGATGACAATGAAGATATGGCACAGTTGTATCTAACAAGGAAGTGGATCCAGAATCAGCAGTATGAAGCATTGATGGCAACGGCGGCTTCAAATAGCATTGTCACTCATGCACCTAACCTGCGTCGACTTAGTTCTAATAGGAGTGCAAGTATGGGTACTAGCAATCATTCCGATGATCATGATGTAGAAGATCTGGAGATGTTACTCGAGGCTTATTTCATGCAACTGGATGGAACTCGTAATAAGATACTATCA GTACGGGAATACATTGATGACACAGAGGACTATGTCAACATCCAACTTGACAACCAGAGAAATGAACTTATTCAGCTCCAGTTGACATTAACCATAGCATCGTTTGCCATAGCTGTTGAGACCTTGATAGCTGGAGCATTTGGCATGAACTTGAACTGCCAATGGTTTTCCATCAATGGCATCTTCGGCCCTTTTGTTGGAGGAATCTCAACAATGAGTTTCTTGCTTTTTCTGCTCATGCTGGGTTATGCCCGATGGAAAAAGTTGCTTGGGTCATAA